From Candidatus Anaeroferrophillus wilburensis, one genomic window encodes:
- the gspG gene encoding type II secretion system major pseudopilin GspG → MKQGVRKWLVGRSGFTLIELLIVMVIIGLLASLVAPKLFKKVGGAKQKTAQAQIALLGTALDSFRLDNDQYPSTEEGLEALRRKPESRDRWDGPYLPKDIPHDPWGNSYAYKCPGDHGEYDLSSYGADGQAGGDGDNQDINSWE, encoded by the coding sequence ATGAAACAGGGAGTGCGGAAGTGGTTGGTTGGTCGAAGCGGTTTTACCTTGATTGAGCTGCTTATTGTGATGGTTATTATCGGCCTGCTGGCCTCGCTGGTGGCGCCCAAGTTGTTTAAAAAAGTCGGCGGTGCCAAGCAGAAGACGGCCCAGGCCCAGATTGCCCTGTTGGGAACCGCCCTTGATTCATTCCGGCTGGACAATGACCAGTACCCCAGCACCGAAGAGGGGCTTGAGGCTCTGCGCCGCAAACCGGAAAGCCGGGATCGCTGGGACGGTCCCTATTTGCCCAAAGATATCCCCCATGATCCTTGGGGCAACAGCTATGCTTACAAGTGTCCCGGAGATCATGGCGAGTATGACCTTTCCTCCTATGGTGCCGACGGCCAGGCCGGCGGCGACGGCGACAACCAGGACATCAACAGCTGGGAATAA